ATTAAAAGTTCACAATTTTTACAGATATCTCTTCCATAACTTGTTGGATCACCACATATCTTACATCTAGGTAGTTCTTCTCTGCTTGTATTATTTTTGATATTATCAGATATCAAATCAAATTCCTCAACTATTCTCATTAAACTACCTGGATTTTTCTCTTCGATAAGATAGAGCAAATCCCTTACTCTAGCTCTCAAAGTAGGCTTTTGAGAAATATAAGGACATTCTACATCTTGAAATTCAAATCCCTTAAAGTATGCGTACATAGTTGTTTCCCACTCATAAACCTTTCTAAGAGGCTTAACTCTAAGAACAAACCTATCACTTAACTTGAGTGGAACATCACCTAGTCTTACTAGCCTTTTTATATCTCCTCTCAATAAATTTACAATAATAGTCTGAGCTTCATCATCTAAATTATGACCTGTGGCTACTAAATCAGCCTTAACTTTCCAGCCTGCATTATTTATAAGCTTCCTCCTAAAACCTCCACAGAATGTACATGCTGCAATATTTAAGCCCCTATTCTTTGACGACGAAATCATTTCGTCTAAAGAATAGCCTACTTCTTCCTTAAAGGAAGAAGAAATAAGTTCAATACCTAAATCATCTAAATATTTCTTTAATTTCATTGCAGCTTCTTTTCTATTATAACCAGAAATTCCTTCTACAATATTAAAAGCTATAAGCTTCTTAGGATTAACAATAGATGCCAAAGTATCAGCCAAAGTTAAACTATCCTTTCCTCCAGATACAGCCAATAACACTTTATTAGCTTTTAATATTCCTTGTTTTTCAGCTTCTTCCCTAACTCTCCTCCTTACATCATCAATAAAGCAATCTTTGCAAAGTCTCCTTCCAGAATAAGGTTGATATATCACTGCATCTTTTGATTTGCATATGTCGCATTTCATTTTCCTTTTCTACCTTCTATTATTCTATTTCCACTAGCTACTTCATCAATGCTGTGGATTGCGCATCCTTCTTCTTCTAATACTTTCCTGATATCTTCAAAATTTACATTAGGGCCTTCAACTACTACCATTAAACCCATAGTCTCAACGTCCATATCAGTAACGCTAATATTGACTCCATCTATGCCTTCTATCTCGTTTAGTTTTTCAGCTAAATCAACTATTGTAGAACCTTTTATAGGTTTTAAAACATCAAGAACGATTCTCCTTATACTCACGACAGATCTTTAATAATAATAATAATTTCTGACGTTAAAAAATTATTTAGAGCATTAAGTTAGTTACTAAGCTTCATTAATAGTTACAATGAATTATTAAGCCAAAATAAATATTTATTATAATTCGACTACTATAAATAAGGGTTTATAAAGGCTTCTCTTTTAGGTTAATTTTAAATAAAAAGAAGAGGGGGTATATAAAGGGGGGTAAATATGATGGGGGTAAAGCAAGAAATATTTCCTAAAGTAGTCGGAAAGCAAGTCTATGGAAATCTCTATAACTGTGATGAAAACACTTTAAAGAACATAGAAGATTTAAAGAGAATAGTTACTAATGCTGCAAAAATTGGAAATATGACTCTCCTTGATATTAAAGCCTGGAAGATTGGAGAAGGAGCTAGTGTTGTAGCTATAATTTTAGAAAGTCATATTACAATTCATACCTGGCCGGAATATGATTTTGCAACAGTTGATGTTTACTCTTGTGGACCTCATTCTGACCCTAAAAAAGCTTTTATGTATATAGTAGAAGAATTAAAAGCAAAAAGATATATTATGAATGAGGCTGATAGATCATCAGACTTTTAATCGTAGGAGGAGGACTAGCTGGATTATTAACAGGCTATAAGAATAAAGATAATGAAGTAATAATTTTTGATAGAAAAAGATTTCCAGGCAAAAAGTGTACTGGAATTATAAGTTATTCTACTTTTGAAAAACTTGGCATTTCAAAAGAATTCATAGAAGGCAAATTTAAGGAAATAGAAATCATTGTTGATAATAAATATTCTGTATATATCAAAACCAATGTTATAAGATTAGACAGAGTAAGTCTAGAAAAATGGCTTGATTCGAATTTAAACGTAATAAGACCAGTAAATGCCATAATAAAGAATCGAAATGAAGTAATAGTAAATGATACTAAATATTCCGGCGAGGTAATAGATGCGTCTGGATGGAAAGGTAAAGCTAAATGGATTAAAGCACTGGAGGAAGTTAAGGAACCGATACAAGAAGATAAAATTATAGTTTACATAAATTCAAAAAATAAAGGAGGTTTTTCATGGATAGTTCCGTTGCCAACTAGAACATTAGTAGGCTCTCTAGCATATTCAAGTCCAGAATTATTTTTACCAAAACTGGATAAAAGAAGAATAGAAATACATGGAGGAAGTATTCCAAGAACTAAACCTATAAGAACGGAAGTTAAAAGCATAGGAGATAGAACAGGATTAATAAAAACATTTACTGGCGGAGGAATATTCGGAATAGCCGAACTCTTAAGTACAAATAATTACGAAAAGACTTTTTCGAAATTGTCCAAAGAGATAATTAGACAATATTATTTGACTTTAACACTAGAGAAAAGCTGGTGGTTTTGGATTCACTTTGCTAGATTATTTAAGGATAGAACAATAAATGCAGATAAAGAATTTGATTTTCATTCTTTACTTTTTACTCCTCACTAGGTTATAACATCCTTCTCCTTTTTCTATTACTCCTTTTTCCATAAGCTCTGCTATAACTTTCTCAGGCTCTTTAACTCCTAGAGCTTTTAAATCTCTAACTGCTATAATTTCTCCAACAGAAAGATATTTTTTAAAATATTTTTCTGCTATC
This genomic window from Acidianus manzaensis contains:
- a CDS encoding DUF211 domain-containing protein, with the protein product MSIRRIVLDVLKPIKGSTIVDLAEKLNEIEGIDGVNISVTDMDVETMGLMVVVEGPNVNFEDIRKVLEEEGCAIHSIDEVASGNRIIEGRKGK
- a CDS encoding PolB1-binding protein PBP2 family protein, whose protein sequence is METDLEIAEKYFKKYLSVGEIIAVRDLKALGVKEPEKVIAELMEKGVIEKGEGCYNLVRSKK
- a CDS encoding TIGR00269 family protein, encoding MKCDICKSKDAVIYQPYSGRRLCKDCFIDDVRRRVREEAEKQGILKANKVLLAVSGGKDSLTLADTLASIVNPKKLIAFNIVEGISGYNRKEAAMKLKKYLDDLGIELISSSFKEEVGYSLDEMISSSKNRGLNIAACTFCGGFRRKLINNAGWKVKADLVATGHNLDDEAQTIIVNLLRGDIKRLVRLGDVPLKLSDRFVLRVKPLRKVYEWETTMYAYFKGFEFQDVECPYISQKPTLRARVRDLLYLIEEKNPGSLMRIVEEFDLISDNIKNNTSREELPRCKICGDPTSYGRDICKNCELLIKSGLMDQKYLFMS
- the speD gene encoding adenosylmethionine decarboxylase, which produces MMGVKQEIFPKVVGKQVYGNLYNCDENTLKNIEDLKRIVTNAAKIGNMTLLDIKAWKIGEGASVVAIILESHITIHTWPEYDFATVDVYSCGPHSDPKKAFMYIVEELKAKRYIMNEADRSSDF